In the Geobacter sp. FeAm09 genome, one interval contains:
- a CDS encoding IPT/TIG domain-containing protein, with protein sequence MTSSGHTATGGAGGTSYGTAVRGYDGTASSAPIFNYGGTYNTLTTTGSIFLGPVVTGIAPSGGFTTGGTSVVITGAGFTGATAVTFGGTAATSFTVDSNTQITATAPASSVSTVDITVTTPEGTSATGVADQFTYARAGQSIGAISFSPATLAVGGVTTVSATATSGLAVTFSSTTLAVCTISGTTVTGVSAGACIIAANQTGNANYGAAVQTTQEIAVAIPLALTVSALSNGATTTEATQNISGMITNPANLKTLTVNGTTVTVNSDGSFSYPVQLKAGVNTVTVIATSISGNTITDSRTITLDSTAPILTVTYPPDNGIVIQQTITVTGTIAELLNSATKTTAKEVAQDTTTPTVTYSVNGSTPQTASQTDTTYSFAATLGTGMNTIKVFATTSAGQTVEAKRTVSYQPAFSLAVTDPATDIRTPLGSYTLVGSVTDNTTAVGITITMDGQSYTPTVTNGVFRQLLALSSDKVYQVSVTGADQNNNSLTVQRNIIRAVPNFTIVDALQALQMSVGIIAPTADQTLRLDVAPMVNGVSVGDSKVDIEDAIVILRMAVGLIQ encoded by the coding sequence GTGACTTCCAGCGGGCACACCGCAACCGGTGGCGCTGGCGGCACATCATATGGTACCGCCGTCAGAGGTTATGACGGGACCGCCTCATCAGCACCGATATTTAACTATGGCGGTACCTACAATACTCTCACAACCACCGGCTCTATCTTCCTGGGACCAGTCGTTACCGGCATAGCTCCTTCCGGCGGTTTTACAACAGGCGGCACAAGTGTTGTCATTACCGGCGCCGGTTTCACCGGGGCTACGGCCGTTACCTTTGGCGGTACTGCAGCAACATCGTTCACGGTGGACTCAAATACGCAGATCACCGCCACCGCGCCTGCTTCATCGGTGAGCACGGTTGACATCACTGTAACGACACCGGAGGGAACCAGCGCTACCGGCGTAGCGGATCAATTTACCTACGCCAGAGCCGGCCAAAGCATCGGCGCCATTAGTTTCAGCCCAGCCACCCTGGCCGTGGGTGGCGTCACTACCGTGAGTGCCACGGCCACCTCCGGCCTGGCGGTCACCTTCAGTTCCACCACCTTGGCCGTCTGCACCATCAGCGGCACGACGGTCACGGGGGTTAGCGCCGGCGCCTGCATCATCGCCGCCAACCAAACGGGCAACGCCAACTACGGCGCGGCGGTCCAGACGACACAAGAGATCGCCGTCGCCATACCGCTGGCCCTGACCGTGTCGGCTCTCTCCAATGGCGCCACCACCACCGAAGCCACCCAGAATATCAGCGGCATGATCACCAATCCGGCCAACCTCAAGACACTTACGGTCAACGGCACCACCGTCACCGTCAACTCCGACGGCAGCTTCAGCTACCCGGTACAACTGAAGGCCGGGGTCAATACCGTCACGGTCATCGCCACCAGCATCTCCGGGAATACGATCACCGACAGCCGCACCATCACCTTGGACAGCACGGCACCGATACTGACGGTCACCTATCCGCCGGACAACGGCATCGTCATCCAACAGACCATTACCGTGACCGGCACCATTGCGGAACTGCTCAACAGTGCGACCAAGACAACGGCCAAAGAGGTTGCCCAGGACACCACAACGCCGACAGTCACCTACTCGGTCAACGGCTCCACCCCGCAAACAGCCAGCCAGACCGATACTACCTACTCCTTTGCCGCAACTCTGGGTACCGGCATGAACACCATCAAGGTATTCGCCACCACCAGCGCCGGGCAGACGGTGGAGGCCAAGCGGACCGTCAGCTACCAGCCCGCCTTCTCCCTGGCCGTCACCGACCCGGCCACGGACATCCGCACTCCCCTGGGTTCGTACACCCTGGTCGGCAGTGTCACGGACAACACCACGGCGGTCGGCATCACCATCACCATGGACGGCCAAAGCTACACACCCACGGTGACGAACGGAGTCTTCCGGCAACTGCTGGCCTTGAGCAGCGACAAGGTCTACCAGGTGTCGGTTACCGGCGCCGATCAGAACAACAACAGTCTGACGGTACAGCGCAACATCATCCGGGCGGTCCCGAATTTCACCATCGTGGACGCCTTGCAGGCGTTGCAGATGTCCGTGGGTATCATCGCCCCCACCGCTGACCAGACCCTGCGCCTGGATGTGGCACCCATGGTGAACGGCGTATCGGTGGGCGACAGCAAGGTCGATATCGAAGACGCAATCGTGATCCTGCGCATGGCCGTGGGGCTGATACAATGA
- a CDS encoding LytTR family DNA-binding domain-containing protein: protein MIRIAICDDIPGDLQGLVSLTNQYLSTNGLDAEVTGFSHPDALLTAIEAESFHLYILDIVMPMVSGLELGKEIRRFDREAQIIYATTEPQFALQAYAASPINYLIKPIDKQQLFDTLPLALSKADLADEQPFTVKTADGLRVIKLSNISCCEYHRHAVIFSIMSGEEVYSRSFRENFSEYCAPLLQNRHFLQCHTSFVINMRRVERFAKDSFTLYGGKLVPIAAKRYPAVRDAYMDYLTAKGGNR from the coding sequence ATGATTCGTATTGCGATTTGCGACGATATACCGGGCGACCTTCAAGGTCTTGTCTCGCTGACCAATCAGTACCTGTCCACAAACGGTCTTGACGCCGAAGTGACAGGGTTTTCCCATCCGGATGCGCTGCTGACAGCCATTGAGGCAGAGAGCTTTCATCTTTACATACTGGACATCGTTATGCCCATGGTCAGTGGTTTGGAATTAGGCAAAGAAATCCGCCGTTTCGACCGTGAGGCGCAGATCATCTATGCCACCACCGAGCCGCAGTTTGCCTTGCAGGCATACGCCGCAAGCCCCATCAATTATCTCATTAAACCAATCGACAAGCAGCAGTTGTTTGATACTCTGCCCCTCGCCCTCTCTAAAGCGGACCTCGCCGATGAGCAACCTTTTACCGTAAAAACTGCCGACGGTCTGCGGGTGATCAAGCTGTCGAACATCTCGTGCTGTGAGTACCACCGTCACGCCGTCATTTTTAGCATCATGAGTGGCGAGGAGGTGTACAGCCGCAGCTTTAGGGAGAATTTTTCGGAATACTGCGCGCCTCTTTTGCAGAACAGGCATTTTCTGCAATGCCACACCTCGTTTGTAATCAACATGCGTCGAGTGGAGCGTTTCGCCAAGGACAGCTTCACTCTTTACGGAGGCAAACTCGTTCCTATTGCGGCAAAGCGATACCCGGCTGTGCGGGATGCCTATATGGATTACCTGACGGCAAAAGGGGGGAACAGATGA
- a CDS encoding sensor histidine kinase codes for MIRHFPDLLRAVITDVMLILLLCTMAMPKYKNKGAYVFATAVILVGNLSANYYFYLSGNYTAVFYVDLAMLIVIGITLKPLFTDKIMQWCFSYITMLNIYAAVVFLSYSFRGIFPNPKYGNVFLRLILFSVIIFVFHKWVSKLYRNVLDYWHIYILPIAALFVCFLGYFFGGDIEEMLTNNYLPLFFLILLGLSVYVAIIHSLKTITKQYAMREENRTAQSEREYLQLAADGMSERLKLMEEVSAQNSRTAHDRRHFNNVILELLEQGQTGEAAALLQSQNQAAPKISRVYCENHAVNAAVCHYAGIAELAGIPAEITLDVPGNLAVDALELSMVVSNLMENAIQSCERLPHNRAPSIRFTCRSVGRLLLEIENPCEGDTALDESGHPIACREGHGIGSRSVAAFAKKYDGELLYDIENGLFRVRLLV; via the coding sequence ATGATACGGCATTTTCCCGACTTGCTGCGGGCGGTAATCACCGATGTTATGCTGATACTTCTGCTTTGCACCATGGCAATGCCAAAATATAAAAACAAAGGTGCGTATGTTTTTGCAACGGCTGTTATTCTGGTTGGAAATCTTAGTGCCAACTATTACTTCTATCTTTCCGGAAACTACACCGCCGTATTTTACGTTGACCTTGCGATGCTGATTGTAATTGGAATTACCCTGAAGCCTCTTTTTACCGATAAAATCATGCAGTGGTGCTTCAGCTATATTACCATGCTTAACATTTATGCTGCGGTGGTGTTTTTAAGCTACTCCTTCAGAGGCATTTTCCCAAATCCGAAGTACGGCAATGTTTTTTTACGCCTCATTTTATTTTCGGTTATTATTTTTGTATTCCACAAGTGGGTGTCCAAGCTGTATCGCAACGTGCTGGATTATTGGCACATCTACATATTGCCCATTGCTGCGCTCTTTGTTTGCTTTTTAGGGTATTTTTTCGGCGGTGACATTGAAGAAATGCTGACCAATAACTACTTGCCCCTTTTTTTTCTCATCCTTCTGGGCTTGTCGGTATATGTTGCCATTATCCACTCTCTTAAAACTATAACAAAGCAATACGCAATGCGCGAAGAAAACCGAACTGCACAGTCAGAACGGGAATATCTCCAATTGGCGGCGGACGGCATGTCGGAACGGCTTAAATTGATGGAGGAGGTGTCGGCACAAAACAGCCGCACCGCCCACGACCGCCGCCACTTCAACAATGTGATTCTGGAGCTTTTAGAGCAAGGACAAACCGGAGAGGCCGCCGCGCTGCTGCAAAGTCAAAATCAAGCTGCACCGAAGATCAGCAGGGTTTACTGTGAGAACCACGCTGTCAACGCTGCTGTCTGCCACTATGCGGGCATTGCGGAATTGGCGGGCATACCGGCGGAAATTACTTTGGATGTCCCCGGCAACCTGGCTGTGGACGCGCTGGAACTTTCCATGGTGGTTTCAAACCTTATGGAAAACGCCATTCAGTCCTGTGAACGCCTGCCGCACAATAGAGCCCCTTCGATCCGCTTCACCTGCCGAAGTGTGGGACGGCTGCTGCTGGAAATCGAAAACCCCTGTGAGGGGGATACCGCACTTGACGAAAGCGGCCATCCCATCGCCTGCCGCGAAGGCCACGGCATCGGCAGCAGGAGTGTCGCCGCCTTTGCAAAAAAATACGACGGCGAACTGCTGTATGACATCGAAAACGGCCTGTTCCGGGTGCGTCTTTTGGTGTGA
- a CDS encoding metallophosphoesterase, with translation MKTLSAGAGACFVALHTAGCASIAPSVSGAAPLWNAGGSRNKIVVISDLHLGISDGYSETVQNRPLLINFLQRLQKTTDVRELVIAGDFLDEWFLPVYYPVYTDQAQFYRQVVANNQGVFDELNKVIDSGVKLVYVPGNHDLTLKAGILQKALPRLFQASDGVQGLGAYYTGDRNEIVIEHGHRYDMFSAPDTISNAQLCGNGNTILPAGYFYARYAATWVLEGRPTVAKNLPEVKNVPAQSDTDQYGAYLYYSTLEKISMQMTPKESLDAKIFDMRISGFNDAYTYLDFYPAQQNDGTISAPVLFKNIQRTWTERQKLNKVKVPNSFVEAVSGAVEPESFFGQAKAQYLENSAEKVDVVVFGHTHVPSYRNVGSSKCYLNSGTWIDHNTDYPDAERTFAVITTSDKDAAALYSFMKDGSVIDITVSVSDL, from the coding sequence ATGAAAACGCTCAGCGCCGGCGCAGGCGCATGCTTTGTGGCGCTGCACACTGCCGGATGCGCATCTATCGCTCCGTCGGTGTCTGGTGCCGCACCCTTGTGGAATGCCGGTGGTTCAAGGAACAAGATCGTCGTCATAAGCGACCTCCACCTCGGCATCTCCGACGGGTATAGTGAAACCGTGCAAAACCGCCCGCTGCTCATCAATTTCCTGCAGCGCCTGCAAAAAACTACGGACGTGCGAGAACTGGTGATAGCCGGCGATTTCCTGGACGAGTGGTTTTTGCCCGTCTATTATCCCGTATATACTGACCAGGCCCAGTTTTACCGGCAGGTGGTTGCAAACAATCAGGGCGTGTTCGACGAATTGAACAAGGTGATCGACAGCGGAGTAAAGCTGGTCTATGTGCCCGGAAACCATGACCTGACGCTGAAGGCGGGCATTTTACAGAAAGCGCTTCCCCGCTTGTTTCAGGCCAGTGACGGTGTTCAGGGGCTTGGCGCCTATTATACCGGCGACAGAAACGAGATCGTGATCGAGCATGGGCACCGGTACGATATGTTTTCCGCTCCGGACACGATCAGCAACGCACAGTTGTGCGGCAATGGGAATACCATACTGCCTGCCGGCTATTTTTACGCCCGTTATGCCGCCACATGGGTGTTGGAAGGGCGTCCGACGGTTGCAAAGAATCTGCCGGAGGTGAAGAACGTACCCGCCCAAAGCGACACGGACCAGTACGGTGCATATTTGTATTATTCGACTCTCGAAAAGATCTCCATGCAGATGACGCCCAAGGAAAGCCTCGACGCAAAGATATTCGACATGCGCATCTCCGGGTTCAACGATGCCTATACGTATCTGGATTTCTATCCGGCGCAGCAGAACGACGGAACGATTTCAGCGCCCGTGCTGTTTAAGAACATTCAACGTACCTGGACCGAGCGTCAGAAGCTCAACAAGGTCAAGGTTCCCAACAGCTTCGTTGAGGCGGTATCCGGAGCCGTCGAGCCCGAGTCCTTTTTCGGGCAGGCAAAGGCGCAGTATCTGGAAAATTCGGCTGAAAAGGTGGATGTGGTTGTGTTCGGACATACCCATGTGCCTTCATATCGGAACGTGGGCAGCAGTAAATGCTACCTGAACTCCGGGACATGGATAGACCATAACACCGACTATCCTGATGCCGAACGTACTTTTGCCGTTATAACCACCAGCGATAAGGATGCTGCCGCACTGTACAGCTTTATGAAGGATGGCTCTGTTATCGATATAACCGTAAGCGTCAGCGATTTGTAG
- a CDS encoding carbohydrate-binding domain-containing protein, whose translation MAKRQLPVIGTYAATITTLILALFGLSGCGGGTNASGGTTSTTTTLTASAATVASGASVTLTAAISPTDATGTVTFYDGTSSLGTATISSGTASLATSALSVGTHTLTAAYGGSAVYASSTASTVTVTVTAAASTAIDTSTYAVSVAATASTYSAADLVTNTTFDTTVIIDFTANTARLSSGTAQAITTDGVTLLSSGGTSIAVTKTTYGITISSTVATNVMYVLSGQLNGTLTVSSSSAYQLYLNGVAIAGTAGPALDLESTQKVFIVSAAGTTNTLADSATRSMTMKAALYGKGPMVFGGSGILGVTGSYKHGIFSNDYVRVCSGTLTVAVSAKDAIRSVNGFIFDDGILTVSATGTTTGDESKGIKVEGSESTGAGKGYVVINGGYLTVTSVGKGISAGWDIDEDATTTDTSDDPSPYVEINNGVITVTTTGTPYEYTSGGTTVSCSPEGIEGKTNLTVNNGYLTISTTDDALNAGKAIVINGGYLYCASSANDAIDSNGTLTITGGVIVAIGSSAPEAAFDCDQNTFTITGGTFVGIGGTTSTPTASTSKQYSVILGSGTKGTTMALKAADGTVVFAFTIPQSYETMLLSSPNITAGTTYTRYTGGTASAGTVFNGLYVNSLSYSGGTAGKSFTVSSYVTNAGS comes from the coding sequence ATGGCAAAACGGCAGCTACCGGTTATCGGGACGTACGCGGCTACCATCACAACGCTCATACTGGCCTTATTCGGCCTGTCGGGCTGCGGAGGTGGGACTAACGCCTCCGGCGGTACGACCTCCACCACGACCACGCTGACGGCATCTGCGGCCACGGTAGCCTCCGGCGCCAGCGTCACTCTCACCGCGGCCATTTCACCCACTGACGCCACCGGCACGGTGACCTTCTACGATGGCACCTCATCCCTGGGAACGGCAACCATCAGTTCCGGTACGGCCAGTTTGGCCACAAGCGCCCTCAGTGTGGGAACCCACACCCTGACCGCCGCCTACGGCGGCTCGGCGGTCTATGCGTCCAGCACCGCAAGTACTGTGACCGTGACCGTAACGGCAGCCGCCTCGACCGCCATCGACACTTCGACATACGCCGTCTCGGTCGCGGCAACGGCAAGCACTTACAGCGCGGCTGACCTCGTCACGAATACCACGTTCGATACCACCGTCATCATCGATTTTACGGCAAATACTGCCCGTCTCTCTTCCGGTACTGCCCAAGCCATTACCACCGACGGAGTGACGCTGCTCTCCTCGGGCGGAACGAGTATTGCCGTTACCAAAACCACCTACGGCATAACCATCAGTTCAACGGTGGCCACCAACGTCATGTATGTCCTTTCGGGGCAGTTGAACGGCACCCTTACGGTGTCCAGCAGCAGCGCCTACCAACTTTACCTCAACGGCGTCGCCATCGCCGGCACCGCCGGTCCCGCCCTCGACCTGGAATCGACTCAGAAGGTTTTCATCGTCTCGGCAGCGGGGACGACCAATACCCTGGCGGATTCGGCCACCCGCAGCATGACCATGAAGGCGGCGCTTTACGGCAAGGGGCCGATGGTCTTCGGCGGCAGCGGCATCCTGGGGGTCACCGGGAGCTACAAGCACGGTATCTTCAGCAACGACTATGTCCGGGTGTGCAGCGGCACGCTCACGGTGGCGGTGAGTGCAAAGGACGCCATCCGCTCGGTGAACGGCTTTATCTTCGATGACGGTATCCTGACCGTTTCCGCCACCGGCACCACGACGGGGGACGAGAGCAAGGGCATCAAGGTGGAAGGCTCGGAAAGCACCGGGGCCGGCAAGGGCTATGTGGTGATCAACGGCGGCTACCTCACCGTGACCTCCGTCGGCAAGGGAATCTCAGCCGGGTGGGACATCGACGAGGATGCGACCACGACCGATACCTCGGATGACCCGTCCCCCTATGTGGAGATCAACAACGGCGTCATCACGGTGACCACTACCGGCACCCCTTATGAATACACCAGCGGCGGCACGACCGTCAGTTGCAGCCCCGAGGGAATCGAGGGGAAAACAAACCTCACCGTCAACAACGGCTATCTGACCATCAGCACCACCGACGATGCCCTGAACGCCGGAAAAGCCATCGTCATCAACGGCGGCTATCTTTACTGCGCCAGTTCGGCCAATGACGCGATTGACTCCAACGGCACCCTGACCATCACCGGCGGCGTCATCGTAGCCATCGGTTCGTCCGCCCCGGAAGCGGCGTTCGACTGCGACCAGAATACCTTTACCATTACCGGCGGCACCTTTGTGGGTATCGGCGGTACGACGAGCACGCCGACCGCAAGCACCAGCAAGCAGTACTCCGTGATCCTCGGCAGCGGGACCAAAGGGACGACCATGGCGCTCAAGGCCGCAGACGGCACGGTCGTCTTCGCCTTCACGATACCCCAGTCGTATGAGACGATGCTCCTTTCTTCTCCCAACATCACAGCCGGAACAACGTACACGCGCTATACGGGGGGGACCGCTTCGGCGGGCACCGTCTTCAACGGGCTGTATGTCAACAGTTTGAGCTACTCCGGCGGCACCGCCGGAAAGAGCTTCACCGTTTCGTCGTACGTGACAAATGCTGGCTCTTGA
- a CDS encoding pyridoxamine 5'-phosphate oxidase family protein: MIPEKLAEVMKQDGVVAIATLGPDGPHMVNTWNSYLMVSPEGRLLIPAGYMQRTEANVAYNNQVLITLGSSRVAGKQGPGTGFLIKGTANFVTSGPDFDVIKARFPWARATLAVTIAAADQTL; this comes from the coding sequence ATGATTCCGGAAAAATTAGCGGAAGTGATGAAACAGGACGGAGTAGTGGCTATCGCCACCCTGGGCCCGGACGGCCCGCACATGGTCAACACATGGAACAGCTATCTGATGGTATCCCCGGAGGGGCGGCTCTTGATTCCGGCCGGCTACATGCAGCGTACGGAGGCCAACGTGGCCTACAACAACCAGGTGCTGATCACCCTGGGCAGTTCCCGGGTGGCGGGAAAACAGGGGCCGGGTACCGGCTTTCTGATCAAGGGAACGGCGAATTTCGTCACCTCCGGCCCGGATTTCGACGTGATCAAGGCCCGTTTTCCCTGGGCTCGGGCCACCCTGGCGGTCACCATCGCAGCGGCGGACCAGACCCTGTAG
- a CDS encoding PLP-dependent aminotransferase family protein, with product MFILNLHDQVPLYRQLYHQIREQVLSGELPAGSRLPSVRNLAVELAVSRATVENAYLELYGEGYLYSRPRSGYFVSTLDSELAPRSLAPVFPRRTPLPESSQSCAFDFHPARLDPASFPVALWRRLFLETLRSCARELTHYGDPQGDWGLRVAIRAYLERSRGVMCDPEQIVICAGLQQSLEIVAVLLKGDHSAVAVEDPGYPLPRSLFCNHGYQVLPLSVGPGGLDLDALQSGDGTVAYVTPSHQLPMGYVMPVANRLRLIEWAAVGNRMIIEDDYDSELRYHGRPIPSLQGLRPSGNIVYMGTFSKILSPALRVSYLVLPRTLLASYRQRFGHYFSTVSLLEQKTLASFMEQGHWERHIRRMRIICKRKHDALLHALERHFDAQAAIIGQGAGLHVAVQLLGHGPDEAELIDRARRKGVRLFPFSATCAKPPSGPPMVLLGFGGMTGDEIEQGIRLLLQAWQGSP from the coding sequence ATGTTCATCCTGAACCTCCATGACCAGGTTCCCCTGTACCGGCAATTGTACCACCAGATCAGAGAACAGGTCCTGTCGGGGGAGTTGCCGGCCGGCAGCCGTCTCCCTTCGGTCCGGAATCTTGCCGTCGAGCTTGCCGTCAGCCGCGCTACGGTGGAGAACGCCTACCTGGAGCTGTACGGTGAGGGGTACCTCTACAGCAGGCCGCGCAGCGGCTACTTTGTCTCGACCCTGGACAGCGAGCTTGCGCCCCGCTCCCTCGCTCCCGTCTTCCCCCGGCGTACCCCGCTCCCGGAATCGTCACAATCCTGCGCCTTTGACTTCCACCCCGCCCGGCTCGATCCGGCGAGTTTTCCGGTCGCGCTCTGGCGCCGGCTGTTTCTGGAAACGCTGAGGAGCTGCGCCCGCGAACTGACCCACTATGGCGACCCCCAAGGGGATTGGGGACTGCGCGTCGCCATCCGCGCCTATTTGGAGCGTTCCCGGGGCGTGATGTGCGACCCGGAGCAGATCGTGATCTGCGCCGGCCTGCAGCAAAGCCTGGAGATCGTGGCCGTTCTGCTGAAGGGTGACCACTCCGCCGTAGCGGTGGAGGACCCGGGTTACCCGTTGCCCCGCTCCCTTTTCTGCAATCATGGCTACCAGGTCCTCCCCCTATCGGTCGGACCGGGGGGGCTCGATCTGGACGCCCTCCAGTCCGGTGACGGTACGGTCGCCTATGTCACCCCGTCCCACCAACTCCCCATGGGATATGTCATGCCGGTGGCCAACCGGCTGCGACTGATCGAATGGGCTGCGGTGGGCAACAGAATGATCATCGAGGACGACTACGACAGCGAGTTGCGCTACCACGGCAGGCCGATCCCGTCGTTGCAGGGGCTCCGCCCGTCCGGGAACATCGTCTATATGGGGACCTTTTCCAAGATCCTTTCTCCGGCTCTGCGGGTGAGCTACCTGGTGTTGCCCCGGACCCTGCTCGCCTCATACCGCCAACGCTTCGGCCATTACTTTTCCACCGTTTCGCTGCTGGAGCAGAAGACCCTGGCCTCGTTCATGGAACAGGGGCACTGGGAGCGGCACATCCGGCGGATGCGCATCATCTGCAAGCGGAAACACGATGCCCTGCTCCACGCCCTGGAACGGCACTTCGACGCCCAGGCCGCCATTATCGGTCAGGGGGCCGGCCTCCACGTGGCCGTACAGCTCCTGGGGCACGGCCCGGACGAAGCGGAGTTGATCGACCGGGCCCGCCGCAAGGGGGTACGGCTGTTTCCCTTTTCTGCGACCTGCGCGAAGCCCCCAAGCGGTCCACCCATGGTGTTGCTCGGCTTCGGCGGCATGACCGGCGACGAGATCGAGCAGGGGATCCGGCTCCTGCTTCAGGCATGGCAGGGCAGTCCCTGA
- a CDS encoding B3/4 domain-containing protein: MVAHNVVNGVSPAPLVELLREAEGSVREQIGTAEITAHPRIAAWRDAFKKVGIKASEYRPSTEAMARRALRNQELPCINALVDIGNVLSLRHLVSMGGHAIDVVTRDMVLRTASGEEEFIAFGSDQVEHPVPGEIIFAEGAAVLTRRWCWRQANHTLTLPETTAIEFNIDGLPPVSPGEVEQICRETMELVQRFCGGTCRYGVITRHNPKVHL, encoded by the coding sequence GTGGTTGCCCACAACGTTGTCAACGGCGTTTCGCCCGCCCCGCTGGTCGAACTGCTCAGGGAGGCTGAGGGTTCCGTGCGTGAACAGATCGGCACGGCGGAAATAACGGCCCATCCCCGGATCGCCGCTTGGCGGGACGCTTTCAAAAAAGTGGGGATCAAGGCCAGCGAGTATCGTCCTTCGACGGAGGCCATGGCCCGGCGCGCCTTGCGCAACCAGGAGCTGCCGTGCATCAACGCTCTGGTGGACATCGGCAACGTCCTCTCCCTCCGCCACCTGGTCTCCATGGGGGGGCATGCCATTGATGTGGTCACCCGGGATATGGTCCTGCGCACGGCCAGCGGCGAAGAGGAGTTCATCGCTTTCGGCTCGGATCAGGTGGAACATCCGGTCCCGGGTGAGATCATTTTTGCCGAAGGGGCTGCCGTTCTCACGAGGCGCTGGTGCTGGCGGCAGGCCAACCACACCCTGACCCTGCCGGAAACCACGGCCATCGAATTCAATATCGACGGGCTCCCCCCCGTTTCCCCCGGAGAGGTGGAACAGATCTGCCGCGAAACCATGGAGCTGGTCCAACGATTCTGCGGCGGGACGTGCCGTTACGGCGTAATCACCCGCCACAACCCAAAGGTGCACCTCTGA
- a CDS encoding GrlR family regulatory protein yields the protein MIDGLWTVEVISNINLSGKGVLVFSNGRLLGGDEAYYYTGTYELEGEQIQGNVNIIRFDPESISVFGDIDKFSLIFYGDIENDSFVATTTVINNPSYQFKIIANKREDLP from the coding sequence ATGATTGATGGATTGTGGACCGTTGAGGTTATTTCCAATATTAACCTCTCCGGGAAAGGGGTACTGGTATTCAGCAATGGGCGGCTCCTGGGAGGGGATGAGGCCTATTACTACACCGGGACCTACGAACTTGAGGGAGAGCAGATACAGGGAAACGTCAATATCATTCGTTTTGACCCGGAGAGCATCTCGGTATTCGGCGATATCGACAAATTTTCCCTGATATTCTATGGAGATATTGAAAATGATAGCTTTGTGGCCACCACGACGGTCATCAACAACCCCAGCTATCAGTTCAAGATAATCGCAAACAAGCGGGAAGATCTGCCGTAA